In Chroicocephalus ridibundus chromosome 4, bChrRid1.1, whole genome shotgun sequence, one genomic interval encodes:
- the STYX gene encoding serine/threonine/tyrosine-interacting protein → MELAKPAFPALPQAKEDSEDWTYPMRREMQEILPGLFLGPYSSAMKSKLPILQKHGITHVICIRQNIEANFIKPNFQQLFRYLVLDIADNPVENIIRFFPMTKEFIDGSLQSGGKVLVHGNAGISRSAALVIAYIMETFGVKYRDAFTYVQERRFCINPNAGFVHQLQEYEAIYLAKLTIQMMSPLQLERSLSVPPGTTGSLKRMHEEDEELGTMQAAAAQNR, encoded by the exons gaTTGGACCTATCCCATGAGGAGAGAGATGCAG GAAATTTTACCTGGGTTATTTTTAGGCCCATATTCTTCGGCTATGAAAAGCAAG ctacCTATACTTCAGAAACATGGAATAACCCATGTGATATGCATACGGCAAAACATTGAAGCAAATTTTATTAAACCAAACTTCCAACAGTTATTTAG GTATTTAGTCTTGGATATTGCAGATAATCCAGTTGAGAATATAATACGATTTTTCCCTATG actAAAGAATTTATTGATGGAAGTTTACAAAGTGGAG gaAAAGTTCTGGTCCATGGAAACGCAGGGATTTCTAGAAG tgctgccttaGTTATTGCATACATAATGGAAACTTTTGGGGTGAAGTACAG GGACGCATTTACTTATGTTCAAGAAAGAAGATTCTGTATTAATCCTAATGCTGGATTTGTCCATCAACTTcag GAATATGAAGCCATCTATCTAGCAAAATTGACCATCCAGATGATGTCaccactgcagctggagagatCCCTCTCAGTTCCCCCTGGTACTACAG GAAGCTTAAAGCGAATGCACGAGGAGGATGAAGAACTTGGAACCATGCAAGCGGCGGCAGCACAGAACAGATGA
- the GNPNAT1 gene encoding glucosamine 6-phosphate N-acetyltransferase isoform X2, which yields MMPVATVMPDDTPMFDPNILHELDWSENTTTFSPAISPLDPGDGLVLRPLCTADLNRGFFKVLGQLTETGVASPEQFIKTFEHMKRSGDYYVTVVEDTNLGQIVATATLVIEHKFTHSCAKRGRIEDVVVSGECRGKQLGKLLTSTLTLLSKRLNCYKITLECLPKNVDFYKKFGYLVSEENYMFQRFFN from the exons ATGATGCCTGTTGCCACCGTGATGCCTGATGACACACCGATGTTTGACCCAAATATTCTGCACGAACTTGACTGGAGCGAGAACACGACGACGTTTTCTCCCGCTATTTCTCCTTTAGATCCAGGAGATGGTCTAGTTTTGAGACCGCTTTGCACGGCTGATTTAAATCGAG GCTTTTTTAAGGTTCTGGGTCAGCTGACCGAAACTGGAGTTGCAAGCCCGGAGCAGTTTATCA AAACCTTTGAGCACATGAAGAGGTCTGGAGATTACTACGTTACTGTAGTAGAAGACACAAATCTTGGACAGATTGTTGCTACGGCAACGCTGGTGATAGAACATAAATTCACTCACTCCTGTGCAAAG AGAGGAAGGATAGAAGATGTAGTAGTAAGCGGGGAgtgcagaggaaagcagctggGTAAACT aTTAACATCCACCCTGACACTGCTAAGTAAGAGACTGAACTGTTACAAAATTACACTTGAGTGTCTGCCAAAAAATGTGGATTTCTATAAGAAGTTTGGCTATTTGGTATCTGAAGAAAACTACATGTTTCAACGGTTCTTTAATTAA
- the GNPNAT1 gene encoding glucosamine 6-phosphate N-acetyltransferase isoform X1: MIEPWEMAYLEIKTRANQNVPYSCAFCSRTPVAAMMPVATVMPDDTPMFDPNILHELDWSENTTTFSPAISPLDPGDGLVLRPLCTADLNRGFFKVLGQLTETGVASPEQFIKTFEHMKRSGDYYVTVVEDTNLGQIVATATLVIEHKFTHSCAKRGRIEDVVVSGECRGKQLGKLLTSTLTLLSKRLNCYKITLECLPKNVDFYKKFGYLVSEENYMFQRFFN; the protein is encoded by the exons ATGATAGAACCATGGGAAATGGCGTATTTAGAGATTAAAACAAGAGCAAACCAAAATGTTCCTTACTCATGTGCGTTCTGTTCCAGAACACCTGTTGCAGCCATGATGCCTGTTGCCACCGTGATGCCTGATGACACACCGATGTTTGACCCAAATATTCTGCACGAACTTGACTGGAGCGAGAACACGACGACGTTTTCTCCCGCTATTTCTCCTTTAGATCCAGGAGATGGTCTAGTTTTGAGACCGCTTTGCACGGCTGATTTAAATCGAG GCTTTTTTAAGGTTCTGGGTCAGCTGACCGAAACTGGAGTTGCAAGCCCGGAGCAGTTTATCA AAACCTTTGAGCACATGAAGAGGTCTGGAGATTACTACGTTACTGTAGTAGAAGACACAAATCTTGGACAGATTGTTGCTACGGCAACGCTGGTGATAGAACATAAATTCACTCACTCCTGTGCAAAG AGAGGAAGGATAGAAGATGTAGTAGTAAGCGGGGAgtgcagaggaaagcagctggGTAAACT aTTAACATCCACCCTGACACTGCTAAGTAAGAGACTGAACTGTTACAAAATTACACTTGAGTGTCTGCCAAAAAATGTGGATTTCTATAAGAAGTTTGGCTATTTGGTATCTGAAGAAAACTACATGTTTCAACGGTTCTTTAATTAA